The nucleotide sequence CGTGCGGGCCATGCCTTCGATGAGGAAGCGGTTGACGCCGTTGCCGATGCCGAACGCGAACACGCGCGCCTGATTCGCGTTGTCCTTTATCGCGCCGAGGATTTCCATGTCGTTTCCGATAAAGCCATCGGTCATGAAACAAACGGTGCGGAGGCGTTCGGGATCGCGCGGTCCGCCGAGCGCGGCGAGGATCGCGGGCATCATCTCGGTGCCGCCGCCGCCCTGGAGTCGTTCAAGGTAGCGTAACGCCGCTGCGCGGTTCCCATCCGTGTTTGGCACGACGTTCGGAAAACAGTAGCCCGTGCCGCCCGCGAACGAAATCAGGTTGAACGTGTCGTGCGGATTCATCTGTTCGATGCAGCGTTTCATCGTTTCCTTGGCCTTTTCGATGGGAAAGCCGCTCATCGAACCGCTGCAATCAATGACGAAGATCATTTCCTTCGGCGTGGCCTGTTCCGGCGCGACGCGTTCCGGCGGCTGAAGGAAAAGCATGAAGAATCCGCCGCGCACGCTGCTGTGCGCGAGGACCGCGTCGCGGACGTCCGGCGCGGACACTGCGTATCGAAGAATGAAATCGCGGTTGGGGATGTCTTTGCGGGCACGCAATTGCACGACGGCCTGTTGCGGCGCGGGACGTTCGATGTCCACTTCATGTAGTTCGGACTGGACGTCCTGGATGGGCAGACCCGCGTCAATGTTGACCTTCACGGAAATGTCGTGTCCGGCGCGCGTCCCTTCCGGCGTAACGGGTGGCGTAATCCTCGACGCATCGGGAACCTGGGTTGTTCCGGCGACGCGGCCTTTGAGGGAATTCGGGGCCGACGAGCCGGGGATGTAGCGCGGCCCGACGACCATCGGATAGGCGAACGTGTATTGTCCGTCGCGGAACGGCAGCCTTTCGACATAGGATATCTCGATTTCGATCCGGTCGCCCGGGAGAATGTTCGCCACGGACTGTGTGAAAATGTTCGGGCGATCCTGATCGAGCAGGCTTGCCGTCTTGCCCGCCTGGCGTGCCGCGTCGTACATGCGCCGCGCTTCCCCCCGTGGTTTTACAATGCCCTTGATGACCCGATCGCCGATATGCATCGTCATGCGATCCACTGCCGCGTTTTCCGGAAGCGGAAACGTGTAGACGGCTTCGATGGGCGTCGTGAACGTGTTCCCGAATTGTTGCGTGACGGTCACGCGGGCGATGAATCCGGCAATGTCCGCCGCGACATTCGTGTGCTGCAACGGGCACGCGCCGAGCGGGCGGTTGTCGCGGTCCATGGCATACAGGCCGCCTTCCGTGGGCGCTTCGGCAAATACCGCGCACGCCGCCAGCAACAACAGGGCGGCGGCGCCTATCGTGGTTTGTTGAATCGTGTTCATGGGCGTTTCCTTTCGTGTTCCCGCCGGGCGGGTTTTATCGTCTTTTCGCTTCATTCGACACCGTTGAACGCGCAAGGTTCGCGAAAAACGGCCCTTGTGTGGTAAAGTCGAATCAAAACAGGCAAGGGAGGATGCACGTTGGCGACATTGAACGCGTTGGTGGCCGTGGGTTGTTTGGTCGTCGTTCAACTGACCAATCCGGCGTTGACGGCCGGTTCGGTCGCCGTACCGCCCG is from Candidatus Hydrogenedentota bacterium and encodes:
- a CDS encoding VIT and VWA domain-containing protein gives rise to the protein MNTIQQTTIGAAALLLLAACAVFAEAPTEGGLYAMDRDNRPLGACPLQHTNVAADIAGFIARVTVTQQFGNTFTTPIEAVYTFPLPENAAVDRMTMHIGDRVIKGIVKPRGEARRMYDAARQAGKTASLLDQDRPNIFTQSVANILPGDRIEIEISYVERLPFRDGQYTFAYPMVVGPRYIPGSSAPNSLKGRVAGTTQVPDASRITPPVTPEGTRAGHDISVKVNIDAGLPIQDVQSELHEVDIERPAPQQAVVQLRARKDIPNRDFILRYAVSAPDVRDAVLAHSSVRGGFFMLFLQPPERVAPEQATPKEMIFVIDCSGSMSGFPIEKAKETMKRCIEQMNPHDTFNLISFAGGTGYCFPNVVPNTDGNRAAALRYLERLQGGGGTEMMPAILAALGGPRDPERLRTVCFMTDGFIGNDMEILGAIKDNANQARVFAFGIGNGVNRFLIEGMARTGRGAAEIVTLESKSDEAVRRFHERIHSPVLTDITVNLNGAPLYDIHPSPDAIPDLFAAEPLVLCGRYDGPAHGTVVLRGRTSAGPFERAISLELPREAPEHDMLAPLWARAHVDALMNDDWRGMQQGRPRPDIEQAITDLGVTFCIMTPFTSFVAVEEKIVNQGGQTQRVDVPVEMTDGVSYEGVFGERDARACGKGLGYAPRAAYAPAKSGIDSDAVCEALPGSVPAMTSGSRANRQAARQETAAAGTASYTHPKLDSALTSLESKVVNGSYRQGAVKVEYGYVNVVIRVSDLTPENVARLEQLGVRVVSQTVSGKRILARVRIQDLLAVCNLDFVTRVEPPAT